From one Humulus lupulus chromosome 8, drHumLupu1.1, whole genome shotgun sequence genomic stretch:
- the LOC133795917 gene encoding uncharacterized protein LOC133795917 encodes MGRPSDPTKWWGSVTNLCNQGVQGDESDGVDTEEDLQSLGSDGEEVGPRKSKIHYNPRSNFKDFKFLLGMEFGTAKLLRTAIKEYFIESNREFKYVSNDMRRIRVKCKAKQCPWLLYASVSRADNTTFKVQTLVDNHNCGLVLNNSHADAPWLSKYFLEQFRINPDMKYKTFRDMTTKTKYSHVSNWVFYRAKARAKILLEGSVSEQYAILEDYCKMILATNPGSTAIIKSNMVEGKRIFERVYICLKACKEGFRSGCRPLIGLDGCFLKGYCKGFLLAAVGIDATNSMYPIAYVVCEKENTNTWSWFLELLKEDLDIDRPSQFAMMSDRQKGLENAIASVFEGAEVRNCVRHLHSNFKKDHPGLLLKQQLWAAAKATTIPEFQKRMRELRETSENAYNWLSLKTPSEWSRSHFSEMVKCDMLLNNLCESFNAAIVDARDKPIITLLEKIRYWLMSRFFNKRESLKKWIHPVGKRILQVVEKNKSIAKNCLTTRAATYQFQVDCPNNESFDVDLQKRTCSCRRFQLTGIPCGHALAAIWTSGAEIMDYIQERGIWIRKRHF; translated from the coding sequence ATGGGTAGGCCATCTGATCCAACTAAATGGTGGGGCAGTGTGACAAATTTGTGCAACCAAGGTGTTCAGGGAGATGAGTCAGATGGGGTGGACACTGAAGAAGACTTGCAAAGTCTTGGAAGTGATGGTGAAGAGGTTGGGCCTAGGAAGTCAAAAATACATTACAACCCTAGGTCCAACTTTAAGGATTTCAAATTTTTATTGGGAATGGAATTTGGGACTGCAAAACTActgaggactgctattaaagagTACTTTATTGAAAGTAATAGAGAGTTTAAATATGTAAGCAATGACATGAGAAGAATTAGGGTCAAATGCAAAGCTAAACAATGTCCTTGGTTGTTGTATGCAAGTGTTTCAAGAGCTGACAACACTACTTTCAAAGTGCAGACTTTAGTAGATAACCACAACTGTGGTTTGGTCCTTAATAATAGTCATGCCGATGCTCCCTGGTTGTCTAAGTATTTTTTAGAGCAATTCAGAATCAATCCAGATATGAAGTATAAGACTTTTAGAGACATGACAACTAAAACCAAGTACTCACATGTTTCTAATTGGGTATTCTACAGGGCAAAGGCCAGAGCAAAAATATTGCTTGAAGGTAGTGTCTCTGAGCAGTATGCTATCTTGGAAGACTACTGCAAAATGATATTGGCTACAAACCCAGGTAGCACTGCCATCATCAAATCAAATATGGTAGAAGGAAAAAGGATATTTGAGAGGGTATATATCTGCTTAAAAGCTTGTAAGGAAGGTTTCAGATCTGGCTGTAGACCACTCATTGGTCTTGATGGGTGCTTCCTCAAAGGGTATTGTAAAGGATTTCTTTTGGCTGCAGTAGGAATAGATGCAACAAACTCAATGTATCCTATTGCTTATGTAGTTTGTGAGAAAGAAAACACTAACACTTGGTCTTGGTTTTTAGAATTGTTGAAGGAAGATCTAGATATTGACAGGCCTTCTCAGTTTGCTATGATGAGCGATAGGCAGAAAGGGTTGGAGAATGCTATTGCCTCTGTTTTTGAGGGCGCAGAGGTGAGAAATTGTGTTAGGCACTTGCATTCCAACTTCAAGAAAGACCACCCAGGTTTGTTATTGAAACAACAACTATGGGCAGCAGCAAAGGCAACCACTATTCCAGAGTTTCAAAAGAGGATGAGAGAGTTAAGGGAAACTAGTGAAAATGCTTACAACTGGTTGTCACTAAAGACTCCATCCGAGTGGTCTAGGTCACATTTTAGTGAAATGGTGAAATGTGATATGTTGTTAAACAACCTTTGTGAATCTTTTAATGCTGCAATAGTTGATGCTAGAGACAAGCCGATAATTACTTTGCTAGAAAAGATTCGTTATTGGCTTATGAGTCGGTTTTTCAATAAGAGGGAAAGTCTGAAGAAGTGGATACATCCCGTGGGGAAAAGAATATTGCAAGTAGTGGAGAAGAACAAGAGTATTGCCAAGAATTGTCTGACTACTAGGGCTGCAACTTATCAATTTCAAGTTGACTGCCCAAATAATGAGTCATTTGATGTTGATTTGCAAAAAAGGACTTGCAGTTGCCGAAGATTTCAACTCACTGGTATCCCGTGTGGTCACGCACTGGCTGCCATATGGACAAGTGGGGCAGAGATAATGGACTATATCCAAGAAAGAGGCATATGGATAAGAAAGAGGCATTTCTGA